A stretch of Triticum aestivum cultivar Chinese Spring chromosome 1D, IWGSC CS RefSeq v2.1, whole genome shotgun sequence DNA encodes these proteins:
- the LOC123181800 gene encoding uncharacterized protein — translation MPPPSMVLQLPRLGRVAGVTAAPASKAGPRKLNFHGCRSSRRSSSSSSRSSSWFSSNAENPGPDTRDDNRTSSRRWWSDDQFDVEEEEEEEEFGSEGSFGSAREMFDEPWFTKVFRVYGYVLPVLLASMLVTTGPQAFLMAMAIPLVQSVLSFAISKIASFGRRRRDEEEYDDDGYYYSDYGSGGWEAEEQYSSNSSSTYRGGDSSTGSSRYQQQQQEESADSDPTVESGDINGTTGTAARSESGSTGFGGWDELEEGGDRRSSGRSRARGSPAGTATAGGAVGTSRPPATRRRRSRGAAAARYRQAPLPMRLLIALFPFLGSWFRILL, via the exons ATGCCGCCGCCGTCGATGGTGCTGCAGCTCCCACGGCTGGGCCGAGTCGCCGGAGTAACGGCGGCACCTGCATCCAAAGCCGGGCCCCGCAAATTGAATTTCCATGGGTGCCGCAGCAGCCGGCGCTCCTCCTCGTccagcagcagaagcagcagctGGTTCTCCTCCAACGCCGAGAATCCCGGCCCCGACACCAGAGACGATAACAGGactagtagtaggaggtggtggtCCGACGACCAATTCgacgtggaggaggaggaggaggaggaggaattcGGGAGCGAGGGCTCGTTTGGTTCTGCAAGGGAGATGTTCGACGAGCCATGGTTTACCAAG GTGTTCAGGGTGTACGGGTATGTGCTCCCGGTGCTGCTGGCGTCCATGCTGGTGACAACAGGGCCACAGGCTTTCCTCATGGCGATGGCCATCCCGCTCGTCCAGTCCGTTCTCTCCTTCGCCATTTCCAAGATTGCTTCGTTTGGCCGGCGCCGCCGTGACGAAGAAGAATATGACGACGATGGTTATTATTATTCCGATTACGGCAGCGGCGGCTGGGAAGCTGAAGAACAATATAGCAGCAACTCTTCCTCCACGTACAGAGGAGGAGACAGCAGCACTGGTAGCAGCaggtaccagcagcagcaacaggagGAGTCTGCAGATTCAGATCCAACGGTAGAATCGGGTGATATTAACGGTACCACCGGCACAGCAGCTAGAAGTGAAAGTGGTAGTACCGGTTTTGGAGGATGGGACGAGCTGGAAGAAGGCGGCGACCGCCGCAGCAGCGGCAGGTCGCGTGCACGGGGGTCGCCGGCGGGTACTGCTACCGCTGGTGGTGCAGTGGGAACGAGTAGACCACCGGCAACtagaaggagaagaagcagaggagctGCGGCCGCAAGGTACAGGCAAGCGCCCCTGCCGATGCGCTTGCTCATCGCGCTCTTCCCATTCCTGGGTTCATGGTTCAGAATTTTGCTCTAA